Genomic DNA from Trypanosoma brucei brucei TREU927 chromosome 9, whole genome shotgun sequence:
GTAAGCTCGTGCCACGAGAATGTTCCCCAGTACGGCCTCAACGTCGAGACCAAAACGCTCTGCGATGGGCTTAATCCGCTCAGGTCTGAAAGTTGCCTCTGTGTCAACATAAATAGCTTTACCATTGCCCCCCCCCATTGAAATGGGGAGTTGGCACGTTACGCACAATGTGTGTGCTATCTGCGTTTTACCGGTTCGGAACTCACCAAACGCCTCCGTAATTGACATGCTTTCTATGCCACCGCCCAACAACTGATCCAGAGCCGTGCTTCCAGTTGTTACACGGGTCACCCTCCCTCTCTGTTGCAGGTAAGCCGTTCCAACGCTGAAACCGCAATCCGATAACTTCCGTGCCGCCTCGATAATTTTGTCAACTTTGGCATCAGACAAACCCTTGATAAGAACAAGATCCTTTCGGCACTGCATGTGAATCCCAGTCACGGTGAATATACCCGCCTGCCGCAGCTTAGCGACATCCGCCGCGGCAACCCCCTGCTCGGTAAGGCGGTCAATCTCCATGATGGTGTGCGCCGCGTCCTCATGCGTCGAGTTGTCCGTGGAAACCGCCGCATCCTTCGCCTCACTTTTGCCCGACCGCGTTCCCACGTGCTGCATTAAGTTCCTTCAGATAATTGAAAGCGTGGCCCACTACCTAAAGTAAACGCATGGGAGTTAAGAGGTGAATCAGATCAAAAGAAAGTGTAGTTGCGGCAGCGCAGTCGTGAAAcagagaagaggaaggaagtaaATACAACAGATCATGTGGAGGAGAACGGAGAACCGAGGGACTAACTGTAGTACTCATTCGTGAAGGCGCTAATTATGACGATGAGACAGTGCCCGTACCTTTGGAAGACAGTGCTGCCACAGGAATTTCCTCACTACCCATTGGCAGGAGTCATTGATAACACACCAAGATGCTGGTATAACTTGAAAATGAAATGTAACCACAGCAGCGGAACGCAGAAGTCAGGAGATGGCTacaaagaaagtaaatgGTGCACAAAGCCATCAAAACGGTTGCTGAGAGAACTGGTACAGAGTGTCGCAAACCCTCTGTAACGTTGAGTCTACGAAAGCCGGCATGAACCCCTTACGGGCGAGCTGAGTCAAATTCTCCCGAATTCCGTAGAACGCAAGCCGTACGTTTCCATCAATGCGATACAAGTTCTTGGCGTATTGTATATAGAAGAGCGTGAAGATGGCTCCCCCAGAGAATATAACAGTCAACAGCATTATAGCCTCCAACGACACCGCATGCATAATGAGTCTTTGAGCGTTTGAAGTTATCGACTGCGCGTAGCGCAACCCCGCTTGATAAGCTGCTGGTGCAACCTGCTGCACTCTTGAGAAGTTAGTAGCGAGAGAGAGTGCACTGTAGAGGCCCTGAACGACGACAAGTGGAAGTTGCGCCCGAACTCCTGAGATCAATGCCACAAGACAGAGAATCAAGTCCAAAGTGCAGCGCACGTCAAACCACGACTTGAGTATAGACAAGTCGGGAACCAGCATGTGCCTGGAATGTGCGATAACAGCGTGGCGCGCGGCAGCGGCTATCAATAGCAAAAACCAAGCGGAGCTTCCGTTCACCCCAATGAGTGAAGAAGCGAGCGCCGCAAAGGAAAGAACTAACACTAAAGTGTCAACAAGCAATCCTACCGTACCATGTGGTGTAATTTGGGGCATGACCACCGGTGAGCCACCAAACTGCGCCTGTCCCCGATTCATTTCTTGCCGTAGCTTTTGCAAATTTTCCCGACTACTGCTGTCGGTAGGTTCCAACGCCAGCGCCTTTTCGTATTCTGCTGCGGCCTCCCTTAAATTTCCCATTTTCCAAAATGCCTCACCCACTCGTTTATGTGCCTTGAAGTTGTCTCGAACACCGAGTGAGCGCCGCGCAAACGAGATAGCGGCT
This window encodes:
- a CDS encoding DNA recombination/repair protein RAD51/Dmc1, giving the protein MQHVGTRSGKSEAKDAAVSTDNSTHEDAAHTIMEIDRLTEQGVAAADVAKLRQAGIFTVTGIHMQCRKDLVLIKGLSDAKVDKIIEAARKLSDCGFSVGTAYLQQRGRVTRVTTGSTALDQLLGGGIESMSITEAFGEFRTGKTQIAHTLCVTCQLPISMGGGNGKAIYVDTEATFRPERIKPIAERFGLDVEAVLGNILVARAYTHEHQMHLLSMVAAKMVEDQFSLLVVDSVTALFRVDFSGRGELAERQQKLAKMLSNMIKLAEEYNVAVYITNQVVADPGGASMFVADPKKPIGGHILAHASTTRLSLRKGRGDQRVCKIYDSPSLPEVECVFSISEQGIVDARE
- a CDS encoding hypothetical protein, conserved (small glutamine rich protein with tetratricopeptide repeats) gives rise to the protein MTTATELKQKGNEAYAAKRFEEALKYYEEGLALDGGNIDLLNNAAAASFSLGRCEAAISFARRSLGVRDNFKAHKRVGEAFWKMGNLREAAAEYEKALALEPTDSSSRENLQKLRQEMNRGQAQFGGSPVVMPQITPHGTVGLLVDTLVLVLSFAALASSLIGVNGSSAWFLLLIAAAARHAVIAHSRHMLVPDLSILKSWFDVRCTLDLILCLVALISGVRAQLPLVVVQGLYSALSLATNFSRVQQVAPAAYQAGLRYAQSITSNAQRLIMHAVSLEAIMLLTVIFSGGAIFTLFYIQYAKNLYRIDGNVRLAFYGIRENLTQLARKGFMPAFVDSTLQRVCDTLYQFSQQPF